In Streptomyces sp. NBC_01551, one DNA window encodes the following:
- a CDS encoding VOC family protein: MAGVPTIYPTLVFADAKAAIKLLTEAFGFTQVAVYEGDDGSVVHAELSYGNGMVMLGSKGRGGAFDKAMADGGPSGVYVVVEDVDAHHRRAVEHGVEILMEPTDQDYGSRDYMARDGEGNIWSFGTYAPQV, encoded by the coding sequence ATGGCAGGCGTTCCGACCATCTATCCGACGCTGGTCTTCGCCGACGCGAAGGCGGCGATCAAGCTGCTGACCGAGGCGTTCGGATTCACCCAGGTCGCGGTCTACGAGGGTGATGACGGCTCCGTGGTGCACGCGGAGCTCTCGTACGGCAACGGCATGGTGATGCTGGGCAGCAAGGGCAGGGGCGGGGCCTTCGACAAGGCCATGGCGGACGGGGGCCCCTCCGGCGTCTACGTGGTGGTGGAGGACGTCGACGCCCACCACCGGCGGGCCGTGGAGCACGGGGTGGAGATCCTGATGGAGCCCACCGACCAGGACTACGGCTCCCGCGACTACATGGCCCGGGACGGCGAGGGCAACATCTGGAGCTTCGGGACGTACGCGCCGCAGGTCTGA
- a CDS encoding alpha/beta hydrolase, translating into MRTATVTAAAVTTTLLGAGAAAIAAGRYAADAALRPEPGRPLPGGPRLSVHGAAAGRVALTRSLASLLPGTYGLAAPGVHAVVGPVLTDVPHGPDTVVRRLLAVTHGSLEPGTRVTLTPQVHLGNPRTALGLDHADVDVPGELGPLPAWFVPAARDTWVITVHGLGAGREHPMVVMPFLHRQRLPVLDLAYRGDLGAPASPDGLGHLGESEWRDLDAAIRYALRYGARRVVLHGWSTGAAMALHAAERSALAGRIAGLVLDSPVLDWHATLRALVAARRTPAPLLPLAIRAAEGRAGLRTADRRAPGADAAALKVPVLIFHGPDDTLAPWEPSRRLADARPDLVTLQTVRDAPHGAMWNADPARYEEALRRFLTPLM; encoded by the coding sequence GTGCGCACCGCAACGGTGACGGCCGCGGCCGTCACGACGACGCTCCTGGGAGCCGGGGCGGCCGCGATCGCCGCCGGCCGGTACGCGGCGGACGCGGCCCTGCGGCCCGAACCCGGCCGCCCGCTGCCCGGCGGGCCGAGGCTCAGCGTCCACGGCGCCGCCGCCGGCCGGGTCGCGCTGACCCGCTCGCTCGCCTCCCTGCTGCCCGGTACCTACGGACTGGCCGCGCCCGGCGTGCACGCGGTGGTCGGCCCCGTCCTCACCGACGTCCCGCACGGCCCGGACACCGTCGTGCGCAGGCTGCTCGCCGTCACCCACGGCAGCCTCGAACCCGGCACCCGCGTCACCCTCACGCCCCAGGTCCACCTCGGCAACCCGCGCACCGCCCTCGGGCTCGACCACGCCGACGTCGACGTCCCCGGGGAGCTCGGCCCGCTGCCGGCCTGGTTCGTGCCCGCCGCCCGTGACACGTGGGTGATCACCGTGCACGGGCTCGGCGCCGGCCGGGAGCACCCCATGGTGGTCATGCCGTTCCTGCACCGCCAACGGCTGCCGGTCCTCGACCTGGCCTACCGGGGCGACCTCGGTGCCCCCGCCTCCCCCGACGGCCTGGGCCACCTCGGCGAGTCCGAGTGGCGGGACCTGGACGCCGCCATCCGCTACGCCCTGCGCTACGGCGCCCGCCGGGTCGTCCTGCACGGCTGGTCCACCGGCGCCGCCATGGCCCTGCATGCCGCCGAGCGCTCGGCGCTGGCCGGCCGGATCGCCGGGCTCGTGCTGGACTCGCCGGTGCTCGACTGGCACGCCACGCTGCGCGCGCTCGTGGCCGCCCGCCGCACCCCGGCCCCGCTGCTGCCGCTCGCGATCCGGGCCGCCGAGGGGCGCGCGGGACTGCGGACGGCCGACCGGCGGGCCCCGGGCGCGGACGCCGCCGCGCTGAAGGTGCCCGTGCTGATCTTCCACGGCCCGGACGACACCCTCGCCCCCTGGGAGCCCTCCCGCCGGCTCGCGGACGCCCGGCCGGACCTCGTCACCCTGCAGACCGTCCGCGACGCCCCGCACGGGGCGATGTGGAACGCCGACCCGGCGCGCTACGAGGAGGCGCTGCGCCGGTTCCTGACCCCTCTTATGTGA